In Populus nigra chromosome 1, ddPopNigr1.1, whole genome shotgun sequence, one genomic interval encodes:
- the LOC133680977 gene encoding pathogenesis-related protein 1-like: MEISKNSLAIAFLIALAIIIPLSLAQDSPQDYVNAHNNARAQVGVGNIVWDNNVAAYASNYIKRLTGDCRLVHSGGPYGENLAGSGGDLAGSAAVKLWVDEKPKYDYNSNSCVGGECRHYTQVVWRKSVRLGCAKARCSNGGTVISCNYDPPGNYVNERPY; this comes from the coding sequence atGGAAATCTCCAAGAATTCACTAGCAATTGCTTTTCTTATTGCCTTAGCTATAATAATCCCTCTATCCCTTGCCCAAGACTCCCCACAAGACTACGTCAATGCCCACAATAATGCTCGTGCACAGGTAGGTGTTGGAAATATTGTGTGGGACAATAATGTGGCAGCTTATGCAAGTAACTATATTAAACGGCTGACGGGCGATTGCAGACTTGTGCATTCTGGTGGGCCTTATGGCGAGAACCTTGCAGGGAGTGGTGGTGATCTTGCAGGCAGCGCTGCGGTGAAATTGTGGGTTGATGAGAAACCAAAGTATGATTACAACTCCAATTCATGTGTTGGTGGAGAATGCAGGCATTATACTCAGGTGGTTTGGCGCAAGTCGGTTCGTTTAGGTTGTGCTAAAGCAAGGTGCAGCAATGGCGGTACAGTCATCAGTTGCAACTATGATCCCCCTGGCAACTACGTTAACGAGCGTCCTTACTAG